The following proteins are encoded in a genomic region of Cyclonatronum proteinivorum:
- a CDS encoding glycoside hydrolase family 3 N-terminal domain-containing protein: MSLREKIAQLVVIRAQGEYLAQDSDAFLHLSRMVEEHQIGGIIFFRGEIYNQAMLYNKLQRRSRVPLWISQDMEFGAAMRISGTTRFTPAMGIAATGNPRNAFEKGRITALEARAIGVHQIYAPVVDVNNNPDNPVINVRSFSEDPETVSMFAEAFIKGVQSQGLVATAKHFPGHGDTDVDSHIGLPVVSHTRERLDQLELIPFRRVIDAGVGSVMSAHIAFPNITEGSRRPATLEPGLMGELLRDELGFDGLIVTDGLEMQGIASHYAPGEAAVLALNAGADMLLLSPDELTAIYQVEEAVQRGEITVARIEESVLRVLSAKIDHGLMRNAEVNINRIPRMVNTRSNQLTADRIARESITVLRNNRNILPIRPDRFPKVTVIAIAAGRTGNVGAAFRSEVENYHPDISFHLYDERTSEQELNAAIASARQANLVIIGSFLPLTTGRSITFNRQQQQFVRQIERLSKPTVLISFSSPYVVREVASADVHMQAWTSLGSHSAAAASALFGASEVSGRLPISVPGMYGRGEGISIPKTILRQDRPETAGLSTEKLFEVNRVMNRAIQDSVFPGGTVAVVRNGILAFHEAFGYHHYSKRRPVRRTDIFDLASLTKPVATTTAVMMLIDEGKVSLDDKVQSYFPGFTSGMKGDITIEHLLNHTSGLPAYRTYVDQFQSRESILRAVINEPLLQPPGEGIIYSDLGFILLGEIVAQVAGMSLDRFLNTSFFYPMGMTDTIFNPARRGARTVSRIPPTEFDRQWRQKMIRGEVHDERAYYMGGIAGHAGLFSTSDNLAAYAQFLLNEGHYGGREFVSQELFRNFRTREDSRMGRALGFDLKSINGFTTAGQFSSDQTFGHLGFTGTSIWADPENDLAVIILTNRTYPERGTAAAINQLRAAIMDAVMEAITESSD, translated from the coding sequence ATGAGTTTACGTGAAAAAATAGCGCAACTCGTCGTCATCAGAGCACAGGGGGAATATCTTGCTCAGGATTCAGACGCCTTTCTGCATCTGAGCCGAATGGTCGAAGAGCATCAGATAGGGGGCATTATTTTCTTCCGGGGTGAGATTTACAATCAGGCGATGCTGTATAACAAGCTGCAGCGACGTTCCCGGGTTCCGCTTTGGATCAGTCAGGATATGGAGTTTGGGGCAGCCATGCGCATTTCGGGCACAACACGTTTCACGCCTGCGATGGGGATAGCCGCGACCGGGAATCCGCGCAATGCGTTTGAAAAGGGACGAATTACAGCGCTTGAAGCCCGTGCGATTGGCGTGCATCAGATTTATGCCCCCGTTGTGGACGTCAACAACAATCCCGATAACCCCGTAATCAATGTGAGGTCTTTTTCTGAAGACCCGGAAACCGTAAGCATGTTTGCCGAAGCTTTTATCAAAGGCGTTCAAAGTCAGGGACTGGTGGCTACGGCCAAGCACTTCCCGGGGCACGGCGATACGGATGTTGATTCTCACATCGGTTTACCCGTTGTTAGTCATACCCGTGAACGCCTCGATCAGCTTGAGCTCATCCCCTTTCGCCGCGTTATTGATGCCGGCGTTGGCAGCGTGATGTCGGCCCACATTGCCTTTCCCAATATCACCGAAGGCAGCCGAAGACCGGCAACGCTGGAACCCGGCCTAATGGGTGAACTATTACGAGACGAGCTGGGCTTTGACGGTCTCATTGTTACGGATGGCCTTGAAATGCAGGGCATTGCCTCGCATTACGCACCGGGGGAAGCGGCAGTACTTGCGCTCAACGCGGGTGCTGACATGCTGCTGCTTTCACCGGATGAACTCACCGCCATTTATCAGGTTGAAGAAGCCGTGCAGCGGGGCGAAATAACCGTTGCCCGAATCGAAGAATCTGTTTTGCGCGTGCTTTCCGCAAAAATTGATCACGGCCTTATGCGCAACGCCGAGGTCAACATCAACCGCATTCCGCGGATGGTAAACACCCGATCCAATCAGCTCACGGCAGATCGCATCGCGCGGGAATCTATCACGGTTCTGCGTAACAACCGCAACATCCTGCCCATCCGCCCGGATCGCTTTCCGAAGGTCACCGTGATTGCCATTGCTGCCGGCAGAACCGGTAATGTAGGTGCAGCTTTCAGAAGTGAAGTTGAAAATTATCACCCTGATATCTCCTTCCATCTTTATGATGAGCGCACTTCGGAACAGGAGCTCAACGCAGCCATTGCATCGGCAAGGCAGGCCAACCTTGTAATTATCGGATCATTCCTGCCGCTTACAACCGGGCGTTCGATTACTTTCAACCGGCAGCAGCAACAGTTTGTGAGGCAGATCGAGCGGCTCAGCAAACCGACCGTCCTTATCTCCTTTTCAAGCCCTTATGTGGTGCGTGAAGTAGCCTCGGCAGATGTACACATGCAGGCCTGGACTTCTTTGGGAAGTCATTCTGCCGCAGCTGCCTCAGCCCTGTTTGGAGCGAGTGAAGTCTCTGGCCGCCTCCCTATTTCGGTTCCCGGCATGTACGGCCGGGGCGAGGGCATCAGCATCCCCAAAACCATCCTAAGACAGGACAGGCCGGAAACGGCCGGACTTTCCACAGAAAAACTGTTTGAGGTCAACCGGGTTATGAACCGGGCCATACAGGATTCTGTCTTTCCGGGCGGCACTGTGGCCGTAGTCAGAAATGGTATTTTAGCTTTTCATGAAGCCTTTGGTTACCATCATTACAGCAAAAGACGGCCTGTCCGAAGAACCGATATTTTCGACCTGGCTTCTCTTACCAAGCCCGTTGCCACTACTACGGCAGTGATGATGCTGATTGATGAGGGCAAAGTGAGCCTTGATGATAAAGTCCAGTCTTATTTCCCCGGCTTCACATCTGGCATGAAAGGCGACATCACCATTGAACATCTGCTCAATCATACCTCCGGACTCCCGGCATACCGCACCTATGTTGATCAGTTTCAAAGTCGTGAAAGCATTCTTCGTGCTGTGATTAACGAGCCCTTGCTGCAACCACCCGGGGAAGGTATCATCTATAGTGACTTAGGGTTCATCCTGCTGGGTGAAATTGTGGCACAGGTGGCAGGTATGTCTCTCGACCGATTCCTCAATACCTCATTTTTCTATCCGATGGGTATGACCGATACGATATTTAACCCTGCCCGCCGTGGAGCCCGAACGGTGAGCCGGATACCTCCTACGGAATTTGACAGGCAGTGGCGCCAAAAAATGATCCGCGGAGAAGTACATGATGAACGTGCGTATTACATGGGAGGGATTGCTGGGCATGCCGGATTATTCTCCACAAGCGACAATCTTGCAGCCTACGCACAGTTTCTGCTCAATGAAGGGCACTATGGGGGACGCGAGTTTGTTTCGCAGGAGCTGTTCAGAAATTTCAGAACGCGTGAAGATTCCCGGATGGGTCGCGCACTTGGATTCGACTTAAAAAGCATAAACGGCTTCACAACAGCGGGACAGTTCAGCAGTGATCAGACGTTTGGTCACCTCGGATTTACCGGGACGAGTATTTGGGCTGATCCGGAAAACGATCTGGCGGTCATCATCCTTACAAACAGAACGTATCCGGAACGGGGCACTGCAGCCGCCATTAATCAGCTCAGGGCCGCGATAATGGATGCCGTGATGGAAGCTATTACAGAATCATCGGACTAA
- a CDS encoding cytidine deaminase family protein, which produces MDFQKLTQFSYAPYSGKRQACVVASDTGAYYPGVRIENISFPLTIGRIQAAVFSCLADQETPKTLYLPDQADTGELLSFWQSAFDLKVITDPDFTFESKSLAVPKSETGQSITYSYLIELCGKAVIPNSSFPVAAMLEAGEYFMPGVNMETSAWELGLCAERIALSRAIAAGFSQHELGKMFIAAPKGDYVSPCGACRQLLMEHIPAKPVILFQNATETLTIASDHLMPYHFATDKLGSTPDKP; this is translated from the coding sequence ATGGATTTCCAGAAACTTACCCAATTCAGCTATGCTCCCTATTCCGGGAAACGGCAGGCTTGTGTTGTAGCCTCGGACACCGGGGCATATTATCCGGGCGTTCGGATTGAAAACATCTCCTTTCCGCTCACCATCGGTCGCATTCAGGCAGCGGTATTTTCCTGTCTTGCGGATCAGGAAACGCCGAAAACGCTCTATCTCCCCGACCAGGCTGATACAGGCGAGCTGCTCTCCTTCTGGCAGTCTGCTTTTGATCTGAAAGTTATTACTGATCCCGATTTTACATTCGAGTCCAAAAGCCTGGCTGTCCCTAAATCCGAAACAGGTCAGAGTATAACCTACAGCTATTTGATAGAGCTGTGCGGGAAAGCGGTCATCCCCAATTCCTCCTTCCCGGTTGCTGCCATGCTTGAAGCGGGCGAATATTTCATGCCGGGTGTTAATATGGAAACATCAGCCTGGGAACTGGGTTTGTGTGCAGAACGGATCGCACTGAGCCGGGCAATTGCAGCCGGATTTAGTCAGCATGAGCTCGGAAAAATGTTTATAGCTGCCCCCAAGGGAGATTATGTAAGTCCTTGCGGGGCCTGCCGGCAGCTGCTAATGGAACACATACCTGCAAAGCCTGTCATTCTTTTTCAAAATGCAACGGAGACGCTGACCATCGCCTCCGATCATCTGATGCCCTATCATTTCGCAACTGACAAACTGGGTTCAACTCCGGATAAGCCCTGA
- a CDS encoding histone H1, whose translation MSRFHEVKALVDSLEEDMDKFYDKGNKTAGTRARKTLQDLKKLAQEIRIDIQDKKNEE comes from the coding sequence ATGAGTCGTTTTCACGAAGTCAAAGCCCTTGTAGATTCACTGGAAGAAGACATGGATAAGTTCTATGACAAGGGGAATAAAACAGCTGGTACCCGTGCACGCAAAACACTTCAGGATCTGAAGAAGCTTGCTCAGGAAATCCGCATTGATATCCAGGATAAGAAAAACGAAGAGTAA
- a CDS encoding bifunctional metallophosphatase/5'-nucleotidase: MRLFLSLFTLFLVSLSSCTHKDEPTKLVLLSTADVHGHIYPWNYYADEADERHSLLKAATLIDSVRSQQPHTLVFDAGDWLQGNPFAEYFARTDTTQPFAFIGVTQAMNFDGIVVGNHEFNFGLPHLHYRISESDVPFMAANAVDYETGEPAYTPWLLQEKDGFSIGIIGLTTPGSAVWDRPRLEGRIRFEDGAKTAARYVTKLQEKGAEVIVIVMHAGFEGTTSYTSDELGEEHFGQTIAETVPGVHAIIASHTHRVIDDLTYFSEANPQGVAVTQPGRWASHLGYTELLLSRDSEGNAIVNFGLNRALPVEAAEPHPELYARYLSQHERVRAHVQAPIARTDSVWTSTRARLEDSPITDLVQYVQRKATGADLSGSAIFNTDATFADGVITRGNLARLYPFENTLFKLRISGAELREYLEFSARYFATYEGDGSEAPVSSGVTPGFNFDVVYGASYQIDVRQPAGDRIRNLEVNGRPVQDSDHFTIALNSYRAVGGGDFHMIANAEVVKKIDTSVRLLIEAYLLEKGHINPQDVARNYWELVY; the protein is encoded by the coding sequence ATGCGGCTTTTTCTTAGTCTATTTACCCTGTTTTTGGTTTCACTTTCATCATGTACACATAAAGATGAACCAACTAAACTCGTGCTGCTCTCCACAGCCGACGTACACGGACATATCTATCCCTGGAATTATTATGCAGACGAAGCTGACGAAAGACACAGTCTACTGAAGGCGGCGACGCTCATTGATTCCGTGCGCAGTCAACAACCGCATACCCTTGTTTTTGATGCAGGCGACTGGCTTCAGGGCAACCCATTTGCCGAGTACTTTGCCCGCACAGATACCACGCAGCCTTTCGCTTTCATAGGTGTTACGCAGGCCATGAATTTCGACGGTATCGTAGTTGGAAATCATGAATTCAACTTTGGGCTACCCCATCTTCATTACAGAATTTCTGAGTCCGATGTCCCCTTTATGGCTGCAAATGCTGTGGATTACGAAACGGGTGAGCCGGCCTACACGCCGTGGCTGCTTCAAGAAAAAGACGGCTTCAGTATTGGAATCATCGGCCTTACCACCCCGGGCTCTGCAGTATGGGACCGTCCCCGGCTGGAAGGAAGAATCCGGTTTGAGGACGGTGCAAAAACCGCAGCGCGCTATGTAACCAAACTCCAGGAAAAAGGGGCTGAAGTAATTGTGATTGTGATGCACGCAGGCTTTGAAGGTACAACCAGCTATACATCTGATGAGCTTGGAGAAGAGCATTTTGGGCAAACGATCGCTGAAACCGTACCGGGCGTACATGCCATCATTGCTTCCCACACGCACCGCGTTATTGACGACCTCACCTATTTTTCGGAAGCCAACCCGCAGGGTGTCGCCGTCACCCAGCCGGGTCGCTGGGCTTCTCATCTGGGATACACGGAACTGCTCCTTAGCCGCGACAGCGAAGGCAACGCGATTGTTAATTTCGGACTGAACCGCGCCTTGCCGGTTGAAGCCGCCGAACCTCACCCGGAACTCTACGCACGTTACCTGTCGCAGCATGAACGCGTACGGGCACACGTGCAGGCACCCATCGCACGAACCGATTCCGTCTGGACCAGCACCCGTGCACGCCTGGAGGACAGCCCCATCACAGATCTTGTTCAATACGTGCAGCGCAAGGCCACCGGTGCTGATTTATCAGGAAGCGCCATCTTCAATACCGATGCTACTTTTGCCGATGGTGTCATCACGCGGGGAAATCTCGCAAGGCTCTATCCTTTTGAGAATACGCTGTTCAAACTGCGTATTTCCGGAGCTGAACTGCGCGAGTACCTTGAATTTTCAGCACGCTATTTTGCGACCTATGAGGGAGATGGCTCCGAAGCACCCGTATCTTCCGGCGTCACGCCGGGTTTTAACTTCGATGTCGTGTACGGGGCGAGCTACCAGATTGATGTGCGTCAGCCCGCAGGCGACCGCATTCGCAATCTTGAGGTCAACGGACGACCGGTGCAGGATTCCGACCATTTCACCATAGCCCTGAACTCATACAGGGCCGTTGGCGGAGGTGATTTTCACATGATCGCCAATGCAGAGGTCGTAAAGAAGATTGATACCTCTGTACGCCTGCTCATCGAGGCTTATCTGCTTGAAAAGGGCCATATCAATCCGCAGGATGTTGCCCGCAACTATTGGGAGCTTGTTTACTGA
- a CDS encoding DUF2721 domain-containing protein, with amino-acid sequence MSLDLTTPALLFPAISLLLLAYTNRFLTISGLIRGLAQKYRENPDDVIYGQIVNLRKRVNLIKSMQLHGVLSLFLCVFCMFLLFANYVLPSIYVFGAALLFLLYSLAISMREIYISVEALNLQLSLIESNPVIKKEKPQKKQ; translated from the coding sequence ATGTCACTTGACCTCACTACGCCCGCTTTATTGTTTCCGGCCATTTCACTGCTCCTGCTGGCCTATACCAACCGTTTCCTTACGATTTCGGGGCTCATCCGAGGGCTGGCTCAAAAGTACCGCGAAAACCCCGATGATGTGATTTACGGACAAATCGTCAATCTTCGCAAAAGGGTTAATCTGATTAAGTCCATGCAGCTCCACGGTGTACTGAGCCTGTTTCTGTGCGTGTTTTGCATGTTTCTGCTGTTTGCCAATTACGTACTGCCCAGCATCTATGTATTTGGGGCGGCACTGCTTTTTCTGCTGTACTCCCTCGCCATTTCCATGCGGGAAATCTATATCTCCGTTGAAGCGCTCAATTTGCAGCTCAGCCTGATTGAAAGTAATCCGGTCATCAAAAAAGAAAAGCCCCAAAAGAAGCAATAG
- a CDS encoding ankyrin repeat domain-containing protein, with amino-acid sequence MSLPELHSFAASGDLKGISRILSEGADINEQAKNGSSPLIYAAQNNHMNAVEALIKAGADPNISNKMGGTALNRAAENGNTDMMKFLLENGAVVGPLALIIAAREGQLEAVKLLLKEGADINARQSWGQTAIMLAAREGHFAVCTYLVRQGANVGFKDKGGKTALRLAIDNDHPEVAAYLRRAGAVEEKEKKKPVAPVVSDDDDDDDDDDPIQDDIVVSSGDDEISEESLD; translated from the coding sequence ATGAGTCTACCAGAACTACACTCCTTTGCTGCATCCGGCGACCTCAAAGGGATTTCGCGTATTTTGAGCGAGGGTGCGGATATCAATGAGCAGGCTAAGAATGGTTCATCACCGCTTATTTATGCGGCGCAGAACAACCACATGAATGCTGTTGAAGCCTTGATTAAGGCCGGTGCTGACCCGAATATTTCCAACAAAATGGGCGGGACAGCGCTCAACCGGGCCGCTGAAAACGGTAATACCGATATGATGAAGTTCCTTCTGGAAAACGGCGCTGTTGTCGGACCGCTTGCGCTCATCATAGCCGCGCGGGAAGGTCAGCTGGAAGCGGTGAAGCTCTTGCTAAAAGAAGGTGCCGACATTAATGCGCGTCAGTCATGGGGGCAGACTGCGATCATGCTTGCCGCGCGGGAAGGGCATTTTGCGGTTTGCACCTATCTTGTGCGTCAAGGTGCAAATGTCGGATTTAAAGACAAGGGCGGGAAAACAGCCTTACGTCTCGCCATAGACAACGACCATCCGGAGGTTGCGGCGTATCTCAGACGCGCCGGTGCTGTAGAAGAAAAAGAAAAGAAAAAGCCGGTCGCACCTGTTGTATCTGACGATGATGACGACGACGACGACGATGATCCGATTCAGGACGACATTGTAGTAAGCAGCGGAGACGACGAAATCTCCGAAGAATCACTCGATTAA
- a CDS encoding FKBP-type peptidyl-prolyl cis-trans isomerase, with translation MRYFSLNAVFSVLLLLAVLTACQSEEPVTEVTPDFPEGLVVEDVVIGDGEVVQADDILSVHYTGFLEDGSVFDSSEGRDPFNFQLGAGQVIPGWDNGLEGMRVGGKRNLTIPPDLAYGEAGAGGVIPPNATISFEVELLEVFRMPEAVWEYDEADVVTTESGLQYVIIEEGSGSQVETNDRVFVHYDGFLTDGTLFDSSAMRGQPLSIVVGVGMVIRGWDEGLQGMQVGEKRVLIIPAELGYGDQARGDLIPANSTLVFNVNLVDKQPGS, from the coding sequence ATGCGCTATTTCAGTTTGAACGCTGTTTTTTCGGTACTTCTTTTATTGGCTGTCCTCACAGCCTGTCAGTCAGAAGAACCCGTAACCGAAGTAACCCCTGATTTCCCCGAAGGTCTTGTGGTAGAAGATGTTGTTATTGGCGACGGTGAAGTCGTTCAGGCCGATGATATCCTGAGTGTTCATTACACCGGTTTCCTGGAAGACGGTTCTGTATTCGACAGTAGTGAAGGCCGTGATCCCTTCAACTTTCAGCTGGGTGCCGGTCAGGTTATTCCGGGCTGGGACAACGGTCTTGAAGGTATGCGTGTGGGCGGTAAGCGCAATCTTACCATTCCGCCGGACCTTGCTTACGGTGAAGCCGGTGCAGGAGGCGTTATTCCTCCCAATGCAACCATTTCTTTCGAAGTAGAACTGCTTGAAGTATTCCGCATGCCGGAAGCCGTTTGGGAATACGACGAAGCCGATGTGGTAACCACCGAGAGCGGACTGCAGTACGTGATTATTGAAGAAGGAAGCGGCAGTCAGGTCGAAACCAACGACCGTGTTTTTGTTCATTACGACGGCTTTCTTACCGATGGCACCCTGTTCGATTCTTCCGCCATGCGCGGTCAGCCGCTCAGTATTGTGGTTGGTGTAGGCATGGTTATCCGCGGGTGGGATGAAGGTCTTCAGGGCATGCAGGTTGGTGAGAAACGCGTTCTTATCATTCCCGCTGAGCTCGGGTATGGTGATCAGGCAAGAGGCGACCTGATTCCTGCAAATTCTACCCTTGTGTTTAATGTCAATCTTGTTGACAAACAGCCCGGCAGCTAA
- a CDS encoding PhzF family phenazine biosynthesis protein — translation MSSIPIKQIDAFTRKPFAGNPAGVVTRADQLSATDMQRIANEMAVSETAFVLKPESESCDLRLRWFTPSREVDLCGHATIAAFHALAEEGLYGLSVDEPQSFRVETRSGILTVDVEWKDMQPYIKMGLPVPKFFPFPDDYSLLCAAIGISEIELSKKVKPQITQDGYCFIPLASYESLKTIEPNLMLMRKINERHDITGFAVVTTDTGDYDIDWHMRFFAPTLGVQEDPVTGSANGPMAVFLWHNNMVDRSKKFFSFKGYQGYLLNRPGHVTVNMAVKDGEVNLLQIAGQAVTVLEGSIRTHLNISEKL, via the coding sequence ATGAGTAGCATTCCCATTAAGCAAATTGACGCCTTCACCAGAAAACCTTTTGCCGGAAACCCGGCTGGCGTTGTAACCCGCGCTGATCAGCTGTCGGCAACTGACATGCAGCGGATTGCCAATGAAATGGCTGTTTCTGAAACAGCTTTTGTTCTCAAACCTGAAAGTGAAAGCTGTGATTTACGCCTGCGCTGGTTCACACCTTCGCGGGAAGTTGACCTTTGCGGACACGCTACCATTGCCGCTTTTCACGCACTTGCCGAAGAAGGACTGTACGGCCTAAGTGTAGATGAACCCCAAAGTTTCCGGGTCGAGACACGCTCGGGTATTCTCACGGTTGATGTCGAGTGGAAAGACATGCAGCCGTACATCAAAATGGGGCTGCCTGTTCCTAAATTCTTTCCCTTTCCGGACGACTACTCCCTGCTGTGCGCAGCTATCGGCATTTCGGAAATTGAGCTCAGCAAAAAAGTTAAGCCGCAAATCACGCAGGATGGCTACTGCTTCATCCCCCTTGCTTCCTACGAAAGCCTCAAAACCATTGAGCCCAACCTAATGCTCATGCGCAAAATCAACGAACGCCACGACATCACCGGTTTCGCGGTCGTCACAACGGATACCGGGGATTACGACATCGACTGGCACATGCGGTTTTTTGCGCCCACCCTTGGCGTTCAGGAAGATCCGGTCACCGGTTCCGCAAACGGACCTATGGCGGTATTTTTGTGGCACAACAACATGGTTGACCGCAGCAAAAAGTTTTTTTCCTTTAAAGGATATCAGGGATATCTGCTGAACCGGCCGGGTCACGTCACTGTCAATATGGCGGTAAAAGACGGCGAAGTAAACCTGCTGCAAATTGCAGGTCAGGCCGTAACCGTACTCGAAGGTTCCATTCGTACACACCTGAATATATCGGAGAAGCTGTAA